One part of the Ananas comosus cultivar F153 unplaced genomic scaffold, ASM154086v1, whole genome shotgun sequence genome encodes these proteins:
- the LOC109704747 gene encoding putative invertase inhibitor, giving the protein MKPFNVLPLPLFLLSSLLLAISSSADLSFLENTCRRVATASPAIGYDFCVRSLRSDKESLAAADLAALAVVAARIANAAAAGTESRIKCMIESELNPSKRDRLGVCDEVYSDAIDRIRDAVRSIEAGLYSDAVTFLSAALDASENCEDAFGEGAEDDGSAAAPPSPLEREDGEYERLAEIALAITAWLV; this is encoded by the coding sequence ATGAAGCCTTTCAACgtactccctctccctctattCCTTCTGTCGTCTCTCCTCCTCGcaatctcctcctccgccgaccTTTCCTTCCTCGAGAACACGTGCCGGCGCGTCGCAACTGCCAGCCCCGCCATCGGCTACGACTTCTGCGTGCGATCACTCCGATCCGACAAAGAAAGCCTTGCGGCTGCCGACTTAGCGGCactcgccgtcgtcgccgccagGATCGCCAACGCCGCTGCCGCCGGCACTGAGTCGCGCATAAAATGTATGATCGAGTCGGAGCTAAACCCTTCTAAACGAGACCGcctcggcgtgtgcgacgaggTCTACTCCGACGCCATTGACCGCATCAGAGACGCGGTGCGGAGCATCGAGGCGGGGCTCTACTCCGACGCCGTGACGTTCCTGAGCGCGGCGCTTGACGCGTCGGAGAATTGCGAGGACGCGTTCGGAGAGGGCGCCGAGGACGACGGGTCGGCGGCGGCACCGCCGTCGCCGCTGGAGAGGGAGGATGGGGAGTACGAGAGGTTGGCCGAGATTGCTCTCGCCATTACGGCATGGTTGGTGTGA